Proteins found in one Neodiprion lecontei isolate iyNeoLeco1 chromosome 6, iyNeoLeco1.1, whole genome shotgun sequence genomic segment:
- the LOC107217883 gene encoding transmembrane emp24 domain-containing protein eca, whose amino-acid sequence MKMWKCFSSFVVLSVIFLEYSSGLYFHIGETERKCFIEEIPDDTTVLVNYKVELYDPRSGGFMPSSPGIGMHVEVRDVDDKMILSRVYSSEGRISFTSHTPGEHVICLYSNSSAWFSGTQLRVHLDIQVGEHAIDYANVAQKEKLSELQLRLRQLLSQVDQITKEQNYQRYREERFRQTSESTNQRVLWWSLAQTAILLAMGAWQMKHLKGFFEAKKLV is encoded by the exons ATGAAGATGTGGAAATGCTTTAGTTCCTTTGTCGTGCTCAGTGTTATATTCCTCGAATATTCGAGCGGACTTTATTTCCACATCGGTGAAACCGAGAGAAAATGTTTCATAGAAGAAATACCCGACGACACTACCGTTCTAG TGAACTACAAAGTCGAACTGTACGATCCAAGGAGCGGTGGATTCATGCCTAGCAGTCCTGGTATAGGAATGCACGTCGAGGTCCGAGACGTCGATGACAAAATGATATTGTCGAGGGTCTACAGTTCCGAGGGACGCATCTCGTTTACTTCTCACACGCCTGGAGAACATGTCATATGTTTGTACTCGAACAGTTCTGCCTGGTTTAGCGGTACTCAGTTG AGAGTTCATCTAGACATACAGGTTGGAGAGCATGCTATCGATTACGCTAACGTCGCACAGAAGGAAAAGCTGTCCGAACTACAGCTCAGACTTCGTCAGCTGCTTAGCCAGGTCGACCAAATAACCAAGGAACAGAATTATCAAAGG TATCGTGAAGAACGATTTAGACAGACGTCGGAAAGCACGAATCAACGTGTCCTGTGGTGGTCGCTTGCTCAGACAGCGATTCTTCTAGCAATGGGTGCATGGCAGATGAAACATCTGAAAGGATTCTTCGAGGCAAAGAAATTGGTTTAA
- the LOC107217881 gene encoding DDRGK domain-containing protein 1, translating into MDVLLLVTVVTGLVVLLIILALFSRKKADTPEADVRGRGAQAHRQQPRRAAGVRNARQRMRGNAAAEARRGNESDHSNDANDENEDGNMDLADSKLGAKKRAKLEAKAEKKLQREAAEREREERRKRDQLLQEERDKQSEKERMEEAKLEEAEKKAREEKERREYEEYMKMKEAFSVEEEGYEDGENTEEENLLTKFIDYIKVNKVVVLEDLAAHFRMKTVSVIERIQNLQADGNLTGVVDDRGKFIYISTGELEAVAKFIRQRGRVSITELAENSNILINLNPSQTNSVST; encoded by the exons ATGGACGTTCTCCTGCTAGTGACTGTTGTGACGGGACTAGTCGTATTATTAATTATCCTGGCCCTATTTTCCAGGAAAAAGGCAG acACACCCGAAGCAGATGTCAGAGGTCGAGGAGCTCAGGCGCACAGGCAACAGCCAAGGCGTGCGGCGGGAGTTAGAAATGCGAGGCAAAGAATGCGAGGCAATGCCGCGGCTGAAGCTAGAAGAGGAAACGAATCGGATCACAGCAATGATGCGAACGATGAAAATGAGGATGGGAACATGGATTTGGCAGACAGTAAACTAGGAGCTAAAAAGAGGGCTAAGCTGGAAGCTAAAGCAGAAAAAAAGCTACAGAGGGAAGCCGCGGAGCgggagagagaggagaggagaaagagagatcaGTTGCTCCAGGAGGAAAGGGATAAACAGAGTGAAAAAGAGAGGATGGAAGAGGCTAAACTGGAGGAGGCGGAGAAGAAAGCTAGggaagaaaaggagagaagAGAGTACGAGGAGTACATGAAAATGAAGGAGGCCTTCAGCGTTGAAGAGGAGGGTTACGAGGATGGGGAAAATACAGAAGAAGAGAATTTGTTGACTAAATTTATAGACTATATAAAAGTAAACAAAGTTGTTGTGCTTGAGGATTTGGCAGCACACTTTAGAATGAAGACCGTCAGTGTTATCGAGAGGATACAGAATTTGCAGGCTGATGGTAATCTTACCGGAGTCGTTGATGACCGAGGAAAGTTTATTTACATTTCAACAGGAGAACTAGAGGCTGTTGCAAAATTCATCCGGCAGAGGGGCCGCGTTAGCATAACGGAATTGGCGGAGAATTCTAATATATTGATTAATTTGAATCCATCGCAGACGAACTCTGTTAGCACATAG